From Lolium perenne isolate Kyuss_39 chromosome 5, Kyuss_2.0, whole genome shotgun sequence, a single genomic window includes:
- the LOC127302071 gene encoding tonoplast dicarboxylate transporter: MDPRCSGHWESSSDDVTRPLLPLHDDITDDGAGRSCSPLRSVLANKYLSVAAGPLAAALICALVDLGAQHTAARNMLGVLAWVFIWWITDAVPLAVASMAPLFLFPVFGVSDADAVAKAYMDDVISLVLGSFILALAIEHYNIHRRLALNITSLFCGDPVKPPLLLLGICGTTFFISMWIHNTPCTLMMMPVATGILQRLPAGEASSADAREVRRFSKAVVLGVVYASAIGGLATLTGTGANIILVGMWSTYFPEQDPITFSSWMSFGLPMALLLFAALWATLCLMYCSNNTGTALSAYLDRTHLRRELSLLGPMAFAEKMVLAVFGGLIVLWMTRSLTDDIPGWSVLFHGNVGDGTVTIMMATLLFIIPSGKNDGEKLMDWGKCRKLQWNIILLLGAGFAIADGFQKSGLTDILSEGLGFLRGAPALVVAAVACVFSGLITEFTSDDATTTLVLPLLAELGKTIGVHPLLLMVPGAVGAQLSYLLPTGSPGNVVGFSTGYITIKDMVVTGMPLKIVGVAALTVLLPTLGSAVFGMDQKV; the protein is encoded by the exons ATGGACCCGCGCTGCAGCGGCCACTGGGAGAGCTCGTCGGATGACGTGACGAGGCCGCTGCTGCCTCTGCACGACGACATCACGGACGACGGCGCCGGGCGCTCCTGCTCGCCGCTCAGGTCGGTGCTGGCAAACAAGTACCTGTCGGTCGCGGCCGGCCCTCTGGCCGCCGCGCTGATCTGCGCGCTGGTGGACCTCGGCGCCCAGCACACCGCGGCACGCAACATGCTCGGCGTGCTGGCCTGGGTGTTCATCTGGTGGATCACCGATGCCGTGCCGCTCGCCGtcgcgtccatggcgccgctCTTCCTCTTCCCCGTCTTCGGCGTCTCCGACGCCGACGCCGTCGCCAAAGCATACATGGACGACGTCATCTCCCTCGTCCTCGGCAGCTTCATCCTCGCCCTGGCCATCGAGCACTATAACATCCACCGCCGCCTCGCCCTCAAC ATCACGTCGCTCTTCTGCGGGGACCCGGTGAAGCCACCGCTTCTGCTGCTGGGCATCTGCGGCACGACCTTCTTCATCAGCATGTGGATCCACAACACGCCCTGCACCCTCATGATGATGCCGGTGGCCACCGGGATCCTGCAGAGGCTCCCCGCCGGCGAGGCGTCTTCCGCAGACGCGCGGGAGGTCAGGCGCTTCTCCAAGGCGGTGGTGCTCGGCGTCGTCTACGCGTCCGCGATCGGCGGGCTGGCGACGCTCACGGGCACCGGCGCCAACATCATCCTGGTGGGGATGTGGTCCACCTACTTCCCGGAGCAGGACCCCATCACCTTCAGCTCATGGATGTCCTTCGGCCTCCCCATGGCGCTCCTCCTCTTCGCCGCGCTCTGGGCCACGCTATGCCTCATGTACTGCTCCAACAACACCGGGACGGCGCTCTCCGCTTACCTCGACCGGACCCACCTCAGGAGGGAGCTCAGCTTGCTCG GCCCAATGGCTTTTGCAGAGAAGATGGTTCTTGCCGTTTTCGGG GGTCTGATTGTGCTATGGATGACGCGGAGCCTGACAGACGACATCCCTGGGTGGTCGGTACTCTTCCACGGCAATGTTGGGGATGGGACTGTCACC ATCATGATGGCGACGCTGCTCTTTATAATCCCGAGCGGCAAGAACGACGGCGAGAAGCTCATGGACTGGGGCAAGTGCCGGAAGCTGCAGTGGaacatcatcctcctcctcggcgcCGGCTTCGCCATCGCCGACGGCTTCCAGAAGAGCGGCCTGACAGACATCCTCTCGGAGGGGCTCGGCTTCCTCCGCGGCGCGCCAGCGCTCGTCGTCGCGGCCGTGGCGTGCGTCTTCAGCGGCCTCATCACAGAGTTCACCTCCGACGACGCCACCACCACGCTTGTTCTGCCGCTGCTCGCCGAGCTGGGCAAGACCATCGGCGTGCACCCGCTGCTGCTCATGGTGCCCGGCGCCGTTGGCGCGCAGCTCTCGTACCTGCTGCCCACCGGCTCGCCGGGCAACGTCGTCGGGTTCAGCACCGGCTACATCACCATCAAGGATATGGTGGTCACCGGAATGCCCCTGAAAATCGTCGGCGTTGCGGCTCTCACTGTCCTACTGCCAACGCTAG GTTCTGCCGTTTTTGGCATGGATCAGAAGGTATAG